A DNA window from Streptococcus mutans contains the following coding sequences:
- the sufU gene encoding Fe-S cluster assembly sulfur transfer protein SufU has protein sequence MALSRLDSLYMAVVGDHSKNPHHHGFLEDVEQVNLNNPTCGDVISLSVKFDGDKISDIAFAGDGCTISTASSSMMTDAVIGKTKKEALELADIFSKMVQGEKDDRQKELGDAAFLAGVSKFPQRIKCSTLAWNALKKAIERQEN, from the coding sequence ATGGCACTCTCTAGATTAGATAGTCTTTATATGGCAGTTGTCGGGGATCATTCGAAAAATCCTCATCATCATGGTTTTTTAGAAGATGTGGAACAGGTTAATCTTAATAATCCCACTTGCGGTGATGTCATCAGTTTATCGGTTAAATTTGATGGTGATAAAATATCAGATATTGCCTTTGCAGGTGATGGCTGTACGATTTCAACCGCTTCATCCAGTATGATGACAGACGCTGTCATTGGCAAGACTAAAAAAGAAGCCCTTGAATTAGCAGATATCTTTTCTAAAATGGTTCAAGGGGAAAAAGATGATAGACAAAAGGAATTGGGAGATGCAGCATTTCTTGCGGGTGTTTCCAAATTTCCTCAACGTATCAAATGCTCAACCTTGGCATGGAATGCCCTTAAGAAAGCTATTGAGCGACAAGAAAATTAA